In the genome of Ignavibacteriales bacterium, one region contains:
- a CDS encoding thiolase family protein, producing the protein MKKIVIVAAKRTAIGSFGGSLSSISAPRLGSAVIKSVIEQCSLKTELVDEVIMGNVLSAGLGQAPARQAALFAGLPEKTECLTINKMCGSGLKAVMLAHQAIQCDDAEIVVAGGMESMSNAPYLLDKARNGYRLGHGEIKDSMIVDGLWDVYNNIHMGSCAEQCAKDFNFSRKELDDFAISSYEKSLKAQKEGYFKDEISGITIKTKAGESIVEIDEEPTKVNFEKIPGLKPVFQKDGVVTAANASSINDGAAAVVLMSEEKAKALGLKPLVEIIAQSSAAKAPVQFTTAPADAINKVCQKANLSIKDIDLFEINEAFAVVSLAVNKLLDIDNSKVNVNGGAIALGHPIGASGARILSTLIYEMKRRNSNYGLASLCIGGGEASAVIVKNYK; encoded by the coding sequence ATGAAAAAAATAGTAATTGTTGCGGCTAAACGAACAGCAATAGGTTCTTTCGGAGGATCATTATCATCGATATCTGCGCCTCGATTGGGCAGCGCGGTAATTAAATCTGTTATTGAACAGTGTTCATTAAAAACTGAATTAGTAGATGAAGTGATCATGGGTAATGTTCTTTCTGCTGGCTTGGGACAAGCCCCGGCAAGACAAGCTGCTTTATTCGCAGGCTTACCTGAGAAAACTGAATGTCTGACAATTAATAAAATGTGCGGTAGTGGACTTAAAGCTGTTATGTTAGCACATCAGGCGATACAATGTGATGATGCCGAAATAGTAGTCGCTGGCGGCATGGAAAGTATGAGTAACGCACCATACTTATTAGATAAGGCGCGTAATGGTTACAGGTTGGGACACGGTGAGATTAAAGACTCCATGATAGTTGACGGACTGTGGGATGTATATAACAATATCCATATGGGTAGCTGTGCGGAACAATGTGCTAAGGATTTTAATTTCTCAAGAAAGGAATTAGATGATTTTGCTATTTCGTCTTATGAAAAATCTTTAAAGGCACAAAAAGAAGGATATTTCAAAGATGAAATATCAGGTATAACAATAAAGACTAAAGCAGGGGAATCGATAGTAGAAATAGATGAAGAGCCCACCAAAGTTAATTTCGAAAAAATTCCTGGATTGAAACCTGTATTTCAGAAAGATGGAGTGGTCACTGCTGCCAATGCGTCAAGTATTAATGATGGAGCTGCTGCGGTAGTTCTAATGAGTGAGGAAAAAGCAAAAGCTCTTGGTCTTAAACCATTGGTTGAAATTATCGCACAGAGCTCTGCGGCTAAAGCTCCAGTTCAGTTTACAACCGCACCTGCGGATGCAATTAATAAAGTCTGTCAGAAAGCAAATCTTAGTATAAAGGATATTGATCTGTTTGAAATCAATGAAGCATTTGCTGTGGTATCGCTGGCTGTTAATAAATTATTAGATATTGACAATTCAAAAGTTAATGTAAATGGCGGAGCCATAGCACTTGGTCATCCAATAGGTGCAAGTGGAGCACGTATTCTATCTACATTAATTTACGAGATGAAAAGACGAAATAGTAATTATGGGCTTGCTTCATTATGCATCGGAGGCGGTGAGGCATCAGCTGTTATTGTTAAGAATTATAAATAA
- a CDS encoding DUF2795 domain-containing protein → MIWTVELAAYLDDAPWPATKDELLEYADRIGAPYEVIENLQELEDSEEPYESIEDIWPDYPTDEDFFYNEDDF, encoded by the coding sequence ATGATCTGGACCGTTGAACTCGCAGCATATTTAGATGATGCGCCGTGGCCTGCAACAAAGGACGAATTACTTGAATACGCCGATAGAATTGGCGCACCTTATGAAGTTATTGAAAATCTTCAAGAACTTGAAGACTCGGAAGAACCTTACGAATCAATTGAAGATATCTGGCCTGATTATCCTACTGACGAGGATTTCTTTTATAACGAAGATGATTTTTAA
- a CDS encoding M23 family metallopeptidase, protein MLNKDLDSLLKVNNELRIAANLPPLSDDEQLLGTGGGEFVQPFNFISSGDIDVTRALEFVDAVNKKVDFEKNQFTLISEKLKSNEKLYESLPALKPCEGTLSDHGFGLRRHPILNIVRMHEGVDIITDRGTNVYAPGGGKIESVGYRGGYGLCIEIDHGFGYRTVYAHLSSSNVQQGQTIKRGDLIARSGNSGLSSGPHLHYEVIHNGIKQNPRNFFFDDLNLAEFKSQISNTGVR, encoded by the coding sequence TTGCTTAATAAAGACTTAGACAGTCTTTTAAAAGTTAATAATGAGTTGAGAATTGCAGCAAACCTGCCTCCATTATCCGATGATGAACAACTCTTAGGCACAGGTGGTGGTGAATTTGTTCAGCCGTTTAATTTCATTTCTAGTGGTGACATAGATGTAACCCGTGCTCTTGAATTTGTTGATGCAGTTAATAAAAAAGTTGATTTTGAAAAGAATCAGTTCACACTGATTTCCGAAAAGCTTAAAAGCAATGAAAAGTTATATGAATCGTTGCCTGCACTAAAACCTTGTGAAGGAACATTATCTGATCATGGCTTTGGATTGAGAAGACATCCGATTCTTAATATTGTAAGGATGCACGAAGGTGTTGATATAATCACAGACAGAGGCACTAACGTTTACGCACCTGGCGGTGGTAAAATAGAATCTGTTGGCTATCGAGGTGGTTATGGATTGTGCATCGAGATTGATCATGGATTTGGTTACAGGACTGTGTACGCGCATCTTAGTTCATCAAATGTTCAACAGGGACAGACTATTAAACGCGGTGATCTGATTGCAAGAAGCGGTAATTCCGGGCTATCATCCGGCCCTCATCTCCATTACGAAGTTATTCACAATGGAATTAAACAAAACCCAAGAAACTTTTTCTTTGATGATTTAAACTTAGCTGAGTTTAAATCTCAAATTTCTAATACTGGAGTTAGATAA
- a CDS encoding HPr kinase/phosphorylase, whose protein sequence is MISIDQKSVSRKEFITVGFLYQNSRDMFKLKLHSTKHDFERKIFEQNLHRPGLALAGFVDLFSFARVQVFGNTEMRYLNQISDDKKRETLERIFQFQIPCVILTDNNSPFQILLELADKYRVPLFSSPFSTTKLVYLVSDFLDDQFAPRISMHGSFVDVYGVGILFVGKSGIGKSEVALDLIERGHRLVADDVIVLTKKGEGILMGAGTTIGKHFMEIRGLGIIDVERMFGIRAIRYQKRLEIIVELEVWNDESDYTRTGLDESTVQISNVEMPYVKLPILPGKNITVISEVISLNYLLKHYGYDAATVFQSKLNERLTSKLNDETRGVDYFEHDFE, encoded by the coding sequence ATGATTTCCATAGATCAAAAATCGGTATCTCGAAAAGAATTTATCACAGTTGGATTTCTTTACCAGAATTCACGTGATATGTTTAAACTTAAACTTCATTCTACAAAACACGATTTCGAGAGAAAGATCTTTGAACAGAATCTTCACAGACCCGGTCTGGCTTTGGCCGGGTTTGTCGATCTATTCTCATTTGCCCGTGTTCAGGTTTTTGGTAATACGGAAATGAGATATTTGAATCAGATTTCAGATGACAAAAAACGAGAGACACTTGAACGCATCTTTCAATTTCAAATTCCCTGCGTAATACTAACTGATAATAATTCACCATTCCAGATATTGCTTGAATTAGCAGACAAGTATAGAGTTCCTTTATTTAGTTCACCCTTCTCTACAACTAAATTAGTTTATCTTGTAAGTGATTTTCTTGATGATCAGTTCGCACCGAGAATTTCAATGCATGGTTCTTTTGTTGATGTTTACGGGGTTGGAATTCTATTCGTTGGAAAGTCAGGTATAGGTAAAAGTGAAGTTGCTCTTGATCTGATTGAAAGGGGACACAGACTTGTTGCCGATGATGTCATAGTCCTGACGAAAAAAGGGGAGGGAATACTTATGGGGGCAGGTACTACAATCGGAAAACATTTTATGGAGATAAGAGGTTTAGGAATAATTGACGTTGAAAGGATGTTTGGTATACGTGCGATACGTTATCAGAAAAGGCTTGAAATAATTGTTGAACTTGAAGTTTGGAATGATGAATCAGATTATACAAGAACAGGCCTTGATGAAAGCACAGTTCAAATTTCTAATGTGGAAATGCCTTATGTAAAACTCCCGATTTTACCAGGTAAAAATATTACAGTTATTTCTGAAGTTATCAGTTTGAACTACCTGCTCAAACATTACGGTTATGACGCAGCAACTGTATTTCAGAGTAAGCTGAATGAGCGATTAACATCGAAATTAAATGATGAAACAAGAGGAGTTGACTACTTTGAACATGATTTTGAATAA
- the raiA gene encoding ribosome-associated translation inhibitor RaiA, translating into MKINITARKFKARDTLKEFIEAEVSSLEKFSDEIISVDVILSFQNSKDSIKSAEIIAKVPKQVLSATEETDDFQKSVNAAVEKIARQLKKIKTKKRLVRVK; encoded by the coding sequence ATGAAAATAAATATCACAGCTCGTAAGTTTAAAGCAAGGGATACTCTGAAAGAATTTATTGAAGCTGAAGTCAGTTCACTCGAAAAATTCTCAGATGAAATAATATCCGTTGATGTAATTTTAAGTTTCCAGAACAGTAAGGACAGCATTAAATCGGCTGAAATAATAGCAAAGGTTCCAAAACAGGTATTAAGCGCGACGGAAGAAACTGATGATTTTCAAAAATCAGTTAACGCTGCAGTTGAAAAAATTGCACGGCAGTTGAAAAAAATAAAAACTAAAAAACGATTGGTTCGCGTTAAATGA
- a CDS encoding tyrosine-type recombinase/integrase — protein sequence MPGLRRRSSTGRVIARYILMYISEAIQKYIRDIESVKRYSSNSVTAYKKDLGDFAQFCNDRSRTEINSVTDKIIKQYMMTLSESGLNKITIGRKLSAIRGMFKFAFRNGYISSNPASMIINPKSQRKLPSVVSYDEIVSVLEKADELENNSLLVKTIFELLYGCALRVSELCSINLSDVDFKSQTIRIKGKGNKMRIVPVGDKSIETIRNYLSSSDRSSPHSALLVNEAGKRIYPKFVYRIVNKYLSLVTDIEKRSPHALRHSAATHMLDRGADLRAVKEILGHENLSTTQIYTHVSVERLKSTYKKSHPKS from the coding sequence ATGCCCGGTTTGCGGAGAAGAAGTTCAACAGGAAGAGTCATAGCAAGGTACATACTGATGTATATTAGTGAAGCAATTCAAAAATATATTCGTGACATTGAAAGCGTTAAAAGATATTCCAGTAATAGTGTGACTGCGTATAAAAAAGATCTGGGTGACTTCGCTCAATTTTGCAATGATAGATCCAGAACGGAAATTAATAGTGTTACAGATAAGATCATCAAACAATATATGATGACCCTCTCAGAATCCGGATTAAACAAGATCACAATTGGAAGAAAACTTTCCGCGATAAGAGGTATGTTCAAATTTGCATTTCGAAACGGATACATATCATCTAACCCTGCATCAATGATCATCAATCCTAAATCACAAAGAAAACTGCCTTCGGTAGTTTCTTATGATGAAATAGTTTCAGTTTTAGAAAAAGCTGACGAACTGGAAAACAATTCACTTTTAGTCAAAACTATTTTTGAATTGCTATATGGTTGTGCGCTTCGGGTTTCTGAATTATGTTCTATTAATCTAAGTGATGTGGATTTTAAATCGCAAACTATTCGTATTAAAGGTAAGGGAAATAAAATGCGAATTGTTCCTGTTGGTGATAAATCGATTGAAACGATTAGAAATTATTTGTCAAGTAGTGACCGCTCATCACCGCATAGCGCTTTGTTAGTTAATGAAGCAGGGAAGAGGATTTATCCTAAATTCGTTTACAGGATCGTAAATAAATATTTATCACTGGTTACAGATATTGAAAAGAGAAGTCCGCACGCATTAAGGCACAGTGCCGCCACGCATATGCTTGACAGAGGTGCTGACTTAAGAGCAGTTAAAGAAATTCTTGGTCATGAAAATCTTTCTACAACGCAGATTTATACTCATGTCAGCGTTGAAAGGTTAAAATCAACATATAAAAAGTCTCATCCAAAATCTTAA
- the topA gene encoding type I DNA topoisomerase, with protein sequence MSKNLVLVESPAKAKTINKYLGKNFIVEATIGHVRNLPKTKLGVDVDNNFQTQFVTIRGKGDVIKRIKSLASKSDNIYIATDPDREGEAIAQDIADILNGSSGKKIYRVLFNEITKTGVKKAMEDPRAIDIHLVTSQRARRVMDRIIGYKISPFLWKAVIEMSGSNSLSAGRVQSVALKLICDREVEIDKFIATEYWSIWAIFKTQKGDEFKAKLFSIDGRDIKIPSKPIMTEDDWKMFHEDFIAITNEKTATEHFEKIKTKKQFAISNIVKRHTKRNAPPPFITSSLQQEASRRLKMRPKQTMMIAQKLYEGIDLGKEGTVGLITYMRTDSTRISDEQVTAAREYIKKTFGKEYIPETPNSFVKKSQANVQDAHEAIRPTSLEYSPEFVKQFLDPKSFKVYELIWKRFLASQMSQALMETTVIEISADEFLFKAFGTAIQFNGFLQMYEEITEPKENAEEKEEYRNEKIPIGLETGNKLGLNELQKTQHFTKAAPRFTESSLIKELESKGIGRPSTYSLIVSTIQDRKYVVQKERKLFPTPLGIRVSEILVKNFPDIINEDFTSLMENELDQIAQGDNEYVKVLNDFYQPFAKALSHVEKNVEKIICDVCGNEMLIKVGRYGKYLACSNYPACSNIKSFKDMKLQSQEPEFTGETCEKCGNRTVYREGKFGRFIGCEKYPECDFVKNISLGVSCPTCKEGNVIERKSKRNRLFYGCSRYPECKFVSWYKPVPVECPNKDSQYMEQRYTVKKGNFIKCPVCGEEVQQEES encoded by the coding sequence ATGAGCAAAAATTTAGTACTTGTAGAGTCACCTGCGAAAGCAAAAACAATTAATAAATACTTAGGCAAGAATTTTATTGTTGAAGCCACAATAGGTCACGTAAGGAATCTCCCTAAAACAAAACTTGGTGTAGATGTAGATAATAATTTTCAAACACAGTTTGTAACAATCCGCGGCAAAGGTGATGTTATTAAACGGATAAAAAGTCTTGCTTCAAAGAGCGATAACATATACATAGCAACTGACCCTGATCGTGAAGGCGAAGCTATTGCACAGGATATCGCCGATATTCTGAACGGTAGCAGCGGCAAAAAAATATACCGTGTATTGTTTAATGAAATAACAAAAACCGGCGTAAAAAAAGCTATGGAAGATCCGCGCGCGATTGATATACATTTAGTTACTTCGCAGCGTGCAAGAAGAGTAATGGACAGAATTATCGGATACAAGATTAGCCCATTCCTTTGGAAAGCAGTTATTGAGATGTCCGGGAGTAATTCTCTTTCTGCAGGCAGAGTTCAATCTGTAGCGCTTAAGCTAATCTGCGACCGGGAAGTGGAAATCGATAAATTTATCGCGACTGAATACTGGTCCATCTGGGCAATATTCAAAACTCAGAAAGGTGATGAGTTTAAGGCAAAACTTTTTAGTATCGATGGACGTGATATTAAAATTCCTTCGAAACCTATAATGACGGAAGATGATTGGAAAATGTTTCATGAGGATTTTATTGCGATAACTAATGAGAAAACCGCGACTGAACATTTCGAAAAAATAAAAACTAAAAAACAATTTGCGATAAGCAATATTGTTAAGCGTCATACAAAACGGAATGCACCTCCGCCTTTCATCACCAGTTCATTACAGCAGGAAGCTTCGCGCAGATTAAAAATGCGTCCAAAGCAAACGATGATGATCGCACAGAAATTGTATGAAGGTATTGACCTTGGAAAAGAAGGCACTGTTGGTCTGATAACATATATGCGAACAGACTCAACAAGAATAAGTGATGAACAGGTTACCGCAGCAAGAGAATACATTAAGAAAACTTTTGGCAAAGAATACATTCCGGAAACACCTAACTCATTTGTTAAAAAATCACAGGCAAATGTACAGGATGCACATGAAGCAATTCGTCCTACTTCACTTGAATACTCACCAGAGTTTGTAAAACAATTTCTGGATCCAAAGTCCTTTAAAGTTTATGAGTTAATCTGGAAAAGATTTTTAGCTTCACAGATGAGCCAGGCTTTAATGGAGACAACGGTGATTGAAATTTCTGCAGATGAATTCTTGTTTAAAGCCTTCGGTACTGCAATTCAATTCAACGGCTTCCTGCAGATGTATGAAGAGATCACTGAGCCAAAAGAAAATGCTGAAGAAAAAGAGGAATACCGGAATGAAAAAATTCCAATAGGTCTTGAAACAGGAAATAAACTTGGCTTAAACGAACTCCAAAAAACTCAGCACTTTACAAAAGCAGCTCCAAGATTTACAGAAAGTTCGCTTATAAAAGAACTGGAAAGCAAAGGTATTGGACGTCCAAGTACATATTCACTTATTGTTAGTACAATTCAGGACAGAAAATATGTGGTTCAAAAAGAACGAAAACTTTTTCCTACACCGCTTGGAATTAGAGTGAGTGAGATACTGGTGAAAAATTTTCCTGATATCATTAACGAAGATTTCACTTCACTGATGGAAAATGAACTTGATCAGATTGCACAGGGGGATAATGAATACGTAAAAGTTCTAAATGATTTTTATCAGCCGTTTGCAAAAGCATTAAGTCATGTCGAAAAGAATGTTGAAAAAATTATCTGTGATGTGTGTGGAAATGAAATGCTTATTAAAGTCGGGCGCTACGGTAAATATTTAGCTTGTAGTAATTATCCGGCATGCTCGAATATCAAGTCCTTTAAAGACATGAAACTTCAGTCACAGGAACCGGAATTTACCGGTGAGACTTGTGAGAAATGCGGAAACAGGACTGTTTACAGGGAAGGCAAGTTTGGCAGATTTATTGGATGTGAAAAATATCCGGAGTGTGACTTCGTAAAAAATATTTCACTCGGAGTAAGTTGTCCGACTTGTAAAGAAGGAAATGTTATTGAAAGAAAATCAAAACGTAACAGGTTATTTTACGGATGCTCAAGATACCCCGAATGTAAATTTGTCAGCTGGTATAAACCTGTGCCTGTAGAATGCCCGAACAAAGATTCACAATATATGGAACAAAGGTACACAGTAAAGAAGGGCAACTTTATAAAATGCCCGGTTTGCGGAGAAGAAGTTCAACAGGAAGAGTCATAG
- a CDS encoding DUF494 family protein, translating to MLISDFANMLVETIQKMNGEIKPVANEFKEKEMNDQTLYIAAYSWVYEKIVRNRIQENENDKPHPKNKRIFSVEENSILGIENLGLVQKLYNSSLLTETDLDIIMSQIKLLPEEKRSKDELILLILYLLLDADLDTLPGSRMLLYSSDTIN from the coding sequence ATGTTAATATCAGATTTTGCAAATATGCTGGTTGAAACAATACAAAAGATGAACGGTGAAATAAAACCTGTTGCTAATGAATTTAAAGAAAAGGAAATGAATGACCAGACTTTATATATAGCCGCATATAGCTGGGTTTATGAAAAAATTGTGAGGAACAGGATTCAGGAAAATGAAAATGATAAACCACATCCCAAGAACAAAAGAATATTTTCGGTTGAGGAAAATTCAATCCTGGGTATTGAAAATTTGGGATTAGTACAAAAATTATACAATTCTTCACTGTTAACTGAGACCGATTTGGATATTATTATGTCACAAATTAAGTTGCTGCCCGAAGAAAAGCGAAGTAAGGATGAATTGATTTTATTGATCCTTTATCTTTTGTTAGATGCAGATCTTGATACACTGCCTGGAAGCAGAATGTTACTTTATTCATCAGATACAATTAATTAG
- the ybeY gene encoding rRNA maturation RNase YbeY gives MKNFETGKRFSVVKNLYVINTTNHRIDKVKIHKLVREIRSLLEFEISSLQVNFIQETEIRVINSKYLKHNYATDIITFNYSRKRNVIDAELFICPAIAYENAKAFKVTNMEEISRLVIHGLLHNLGFDDKVKSDKVVMKKEEDRLVVKTKNLFKR, from the coding sequence TTGAAAAATTTTGAAACTGGAAAGCGGTTTTCTGTGGTTAAAAATTTATATGTGATAAATACGACAAATCACAGGATTGATAAGGTAAAAATTCATAAACTCGTTAGAGAAATACGATCATTATTAGAATTTGAGATAAGCTCACTTCAGGTAAATTTTATTCAGGAAACTGAAATCAGGGTAATCAACTCAAAATACCTTAAGCACAATTACGCAACCGATATAATCACTTTCAATTATTCACGCAAAAGGAATGTCATAGACGCAGAATTATTTATCTGCCCAGCGATAGCTTATGAAAACGCTAAAGCATTCAAGGTAACGAATATGGAAGAAATCAGCAGACTGGTTATACACGGATTACTTCATAACCTGGGTTTTGATGATAAAGTGAAATCAGATAAAGTTGTAATGAAAAAAGAAGAGGATAGACTTGTGGTAAAAACAAAAAATTTATTTAAGAGATGA
- a CDS encoding gamma carbonic anhydrase family protein, with translation MDASKIQQLTEEIKLFPYLDTFPKIHESVFLASGVKVIGDVEIGEHSSVWYNCVVRGDVHYIKIGDYTNVQDCSMLHVTNGKFPLNIGNKVTIGHSVTLHGCTLEDICLIGMGAVVLDGAVVQQRSMVAAGTVVKPGFIVPTGKLVGGVPGKILRDLTTEEIDDLEKSAFRYKKYTEITIESLQNGRWL, from the coding sequence ATGGATGCCTCCAAAATTCAACAACTGACTGAAGAAATAAAATTATTTCCTTACCTGGATACTTTTCCTAAAATTCACGAAAGTGTTTTTTTAGCGTCCGGTGTCAAAGTAATAGGCGATGTTGAAATTGGTGAGCATTCCAGCGTTTGGTACAACTGTGTCGTTCGTGGTGATGTCCACTATATTAAAATCGGTGATTATACTAATGTTCAGGATTGTTCAATGCTTCATGTTACAAACGGAAAATTCCCGCTGAACATTGGAAACAAAGTAACAATCGGTCATTCAGTTACACTTCACGGCTGTACATTAGAAGATATTTGTTTGATAGGTATGGGAGCTGTTGTACTGGATGGTGCCGTTGTTCAGCAAAGATCCATGGTTGCAGCAGGTACGGTAGTAAAACCGGGATTTATAGTTCCAACAGGAAAATTGGTTGGAGGTGTTCCCGGAAAGATACTTAGAGACTTGACTACCGAAGAAATTGATGATCTGGAAAAATCTGCCTTCAGATATAAAAAGTATACTGAGATAACAATAGAGTCTTTGCAAAACGGCAGATGGTTATAG
- a CDS encoding DUF3108 domain-containing protein, protein MMSKVLLVFILFSFISFSFTGTKQKVVKKTVGERKNDKCLVVGEELLYEVSYSFIKLGTVRIKVLDKKNIGGVDIYKTIGYIDSYSGVPFVDLHQVYESSIFSDFTPQFFRGTVKDEKYSSYTEYFFDKKKSLIHVKKGKVKPPQVWTDSTTSLDRPYQDGLSIFFYARYKSGSTKSQKVPCYVKEEKVFTNINFYNEVEDVSIDAVDYDINCVRLDGEMDFISIFGLTGYFEGWFSNDEAAIPIVAKMHVIIGSITLELIEWKRQGWMPPKFNN, encoded by the coding sequence ATGATGTCAAAGGTACTTTTAGTTTTTATATTATTCAGTTTTATTTCTTTTTCATTCACCGGTACCAAACAGAAGGTTGTAAAAAAGACTGTCGGTGAAAGAAAAAATGATAAGTGCCTTGTTGTAGGTGAAGAGCTTTTGTACGAAGTCAGTTATTCATTTATTAAACTTGGTACCGTCAGAATAAAAGTACTCGATAAAAAAAATATTGGCGGAGTAGATATTTACAAAACGATAGGTTACATAGACTCTTATTCAGGCGTACCTTTTGTTGATCTCCACCAGGTGTATGAAAGTTCCATCTTCTCTGATTTTACCCCACAGTTCTTTCGCGGAACTGTAAAGGATGAAAAATACAGTTCATACACTGAATATTTTTTTGATAAAAAAAAGTCTTTGATCCACGTAAAAAAGGGTAAAGTAAAACCGCCACAGGTTTGGACTGATTCAACAACTTCATTAGACAGACCGTACCAGGATGGACTATCAATATTTTTCTACGCAAGGTATAAGAGCGGAAGTACAAAAAGCCAAAAAGTCCCTTGTTATGTGAAAGAAGAAAAAGTTTTTACGAACATCAATTTTTACAATGAAGTTGAAGATGTTTCAATTGACGCAGTTGACTATGATATTAACTGTGTTAGATTAGATGGTGAAATGGACTTCATTAGTATTTTCGGATTAACCGGATATTTTGAAGGATGGTTCTCAAATGATGAAGCTGCAATTCCAATTGTGGCAAAGATGCATGTAATCATTGGCAGTATTACATTAGAATTAATTGAATGGAAAAGACAAGGATGGATGCCTCCAAAATTCAACAACTGA
- a CDS encoding S41 family peptidase — translation MLFKNFKITGYVILLIVGIVLGTQIEKVFSDDNLRSSIVKFNDVLTYTEKYYVEDVDTQMLVEAAINGMITKLDPHSVYIPAKQMESVEESFRGDFEGIGIEFQVVNDTITVVSPISGGPSEELGILSGDRIVKIDGESSIGFTNEQVREKLRGKAGTKVKVTIARPSVKEPLTYTIVRDKIPIYSVDTHFMYDQNTGYISVSRFSETTTEELESALVDLKKKGMKQLILDLRGNPGGYLSQATKMADLFIDGKKKLVYTKGRRSEFNEEYFASAKSDYEKMPLIILVNKGSASASEIVAGAVQDWDRGLIVGETSFGKGLVQRQFELPDNSALRLTISEYFTPSGRLIQRDYKNKKDKDEYYSELGDREEVEGDNLNHLVEKDTTRPVYKTNGGRTVYGGGGITPDYIIKSETVTKYTTELLKNNVFYEFVLKYLDQNGKKIETQFGNDLSKFRTGFNISDTELNEFKKFAEEKEVKFDEENFNKDKDYILARLKAQIARNYWKNEGWFTVILTQDNQLNKAYTLFSEAKDLANLK, via the coding sequence ATGTTATTTAAGAATTTTAAAATAACCGGGTACGTGATACTTTTAATAGTGGGAATAGTTCTCGGAACTCAGATTGAAAAGGTTTTTTCGGATGATAATCTTCGCTCAAGCATTGTTAAATTCAATGATGTGCTTACCTATACAGAAAAATATTATGTCGAAGATGTAGACACACAAATGCTTGTTGAAGCTGCAATAAACGGAATGATAACAAAACTTGATCCTCATTCGGTTTATATTCCTGCAAAACAGATGGAGTCGGTTGAAGAATCTTTCCGTGGGGATTTTGAAGGAATCGGAATTGAGTTCCAGGTGGTCAATGATACAATCACAGTTGTAAGCCCGATTTCAGGTGGTCCGAGTGAGGAGCTTGGCATTCTTTCCGGTGATAGAATTGTAAAAATCGATGGTGAAAGTTCAATTGGATTTACCAACGAACAGGTTAGAGAAAAACTTAGAGGCAAAGCCGGAACAAAAGTAAAAGTAACGATTGCAAGACCTTCAGTAAAAGAGCCGCTTACTTATACAATTGTACGGGACAAAATCCCTATCTATTCTGTTGATACGCATTTTATGTATGACCAGAATACGGGCTATATAAGTGTTTCAAGATTTTCGGAAACTACAACCGAAGAACTTGAGTCGGCACTGGTAGATTTAAAAAAGAAAGGAATGAAACAACTTATTCTCGATCTGCGTGGAAATCCCGGCGGCTATTTATCCCAGGCAACAAAAATGGCTGATCTTTTTATTGATGGCAAAAAGAAATTGGTTTACACAAAAGGACGACGCTCAGAATTTAATGAAGAATATTTTGCTTCTGCAAAATCCGATTACGAAAAAATGCCGTTAATAATTTTAGTGAACAAAGGAAGCGCTTCAGCAAGTGAAATAGTTGCAGGTGCGGTTCAGGATTGGGACCGTGGACTCATTGTTGGCGAAACTTCTTTTGGTAAAGGTCTTGTTCAGCGACAGTTTGAACTGCCAGATAATTCAGCACTTCGACTTACAATCTCCGAATACTTTACTCCATCCGGAAGATTGATTCAACGTGATTACAAGAATAAGAAAGATAAGGATGAATACTATTCGGAATTGGGAGACAGGGAGGAAGTAGAGGGTGACAATCTGAATCACTTAGTTGAAAAAGATACTACAAGACCTGTTTACAAAACCAACGGTGGACGAACCGTTTACGGCGGCGGCGGAATTACTCCTGATTATATCATTAAATCCGAAACAGTTACAAAGTATACCACCGAGTTATTAAAGAACAATGTGTTCTATGAATTTGTTCTGAAGTATCTTGATCAGAATGGTAAAAAGATTGAAACGCAATTTGGAAATGATCTCAGCAAGTTCAGGACTGGTTTTAACATTTCAGACACGGAACTAAACGAATTCAAAAAATTTGCTGAAGAAAAAGAAGTAAAGTTTGACGAAGAGAATTTCAACAAAGATAAAGACTATATTCTTGCTAGACTTAAAGCGCAGATTGCAAGGAACTACTGGAAAAATGAAGGCTGGTTTACCGTTATACTTACACAGGATAACCAGCTAAATAAGGCTTACACATTATTCAGCGAAGCGAAAGACCTGGCTAATCTGAAATGA